In Vanessa atalanta chromosome 17, ilVanAtal1.2, whole genome shotgun sequence, one DNA window encodes the following:
- the LOC125070533 gene encoding 39S ribosomal protein L13, mitochondrial, whose product MSAAKRVQQWATFARTWHIFDCKWQDPYQSAEVIKKYLMGLHKPIYHPMNDCGDVVVCINSREIALRGNDWRQRAYFHHTGYPGGATWTLAWEVHNKDPTMIIKKAVYKAMRGNLQRRHTMQRLLIYPGEEIPEDIMQNVSNQIRQLRLVPTRLDHISEEEVKKFPKVMDYPQDYVLK is encoded by the exons aTGTCAGCAGCAAAAAGAGTCCAG cAATGGGCAACTTTTGCGAGAACCTGGCACATTTTTGATTGCAAGTGGCAAGATCCGTACCAGTCTGctgaagttataaaaaaatatttaatgggaTTGCATAAACCAATTTATCACCCTATGAATGATTGTGGAGACGTGGTCGTTTGTATAAATAGTAGAGAGATAGCTCTCCGTGGCAATGACTGGCGCCAACGGGCATATTTCCATCACACTGGATATCCGGGTGGTGCGACATGGACCTTAGCTTGGGAAGTTCACAATAAAGATCCAACTATG attattaaaaaagctGTATACAAAGCGATGAGAGGCAACCTTCAAAGACGTCACACTATGCAGAGGTTATTAATTTACCCTGGTGAAGAAATTCCAGAAGATATAATGCAAAATGTGTCAAATCAAATTCGTCAACTTCGTTTAGTTCCAACTAGACTTGATCATATTTCCGAGGAAGAAGTCAAAAAATTCCCGAAGGTCATGGATTATCCACAGGATTAtgtgcttaaataa